In Triticum aestivum cultivar Chinese Spring chromosome 5B, IWGSC CS RefSeq v2.1, whole genome shotgun sequence, the following proteins share a genomic window:
- the LOC123114885 gene encoding short-chain dehydrogenase TIC 32 B, chloroplastic-like, with protein MRLDDAQNDARRLPLVLGGSNFVLVFLFCYSSVFDLFHAYAVKCACRICYSYHITSFLLVLGAEKHQMGLLSLITGRPGASGFGSASTAEQVTDGVDASNLTVIITGGPSGIGLETSRVFALRGAHVIIAARNTEAASEAKKSITEANPTARVDVLKLDLSSLKSVRAFAEQFNSMNLPLNILINNAGVMFCPFQLSEDGVEMQFATNHLGHFLLTNLLLDNMKATAESTGIEGRIVNLSSIAHEHTYPKGIQFDKLNDKKTFDRRSAYGQSKLANILHAKELSRRLKEEGANITVNSLHPGVIMTNLMRHSYAVMKAIQVATCLIWKNVPQGAATTCYVGLSHQLKGVTGKYFADCNEEKTSKLAESDVLAKQLWEFSEELVKSASQI; from the exons ATGAGGCTCGATGATGCCCAGAATGATGCTCGTCGACTGCCTCTTGTTCTTGGGGGCTCAAATTTTGTTCTTGTCTTCTTGTTCTGTTATAGCAGTGTTTTTGACCTGTTCCACGCTTATGCTGTTAAATGTGCATGCCGCATATGTTACTCCTACCACATCACGAGCTTTCTTTTAGTGTTGGGAGCTGAGAAACATCAGATGGGTCTCTTGTCGCTCATCACTGGCAGGCCGGGCGCGAGCGGGTTCGGGTCGGCGTCCACGGCGGAGCAGGTCACCGACGGCGTCGACGCCTCAAACCTCACCGTCATCATCACAG GAGGGCCTAGCGGGATCGGCCTGGAGACGTCGAGGGTCTTCGCCCTGAGAGGAGCCCATGTCATCATCGCGGCGAGGAACACGGAGGCCGCGTCGGAGGCGAAGAAGAGCATAACGGAGGCGAACCCGACCGCACGCGTCGACGTCCTGAAGCTCGACCTCAGCTCCCTCAAGTCCGTCAGGGCCTTCGCCGAGCAGTTCAACTCCATGAACCTCCCTCTCAACATCTTGAT AAACAATGCAGGTGTGATGTTCTGCCCCTTCCAGCTGTCCGAGGATGGCGTCGAGATGCAGTTCGCCACCAATCACCTAG GTCACTTTCTGCTGACCAACCTGCTGCTTGATAACATGAAAGCCACTGCTGAGTCTACGGGTATCGAGGGCCGCATCGTGAACCTGTCATCGATCGCCCACGAGCATACCTATCCGAAGGGAATTCAGTTCGATAAACTCAATGACAAGAAAAC ATTCGACAGAAGGTCGGCCTATGGACAATCCAAGCTTGCCAACATACTACACGCTAAAGAGCTCTCTAGACGCCTCAAG GAGGAAGGAGCTAACATCACGGTTAATTCCCTTCATCCTGGAGTAATCATGACCAATTTGATGAGGCACTCCTATGCTGTCATGA AGGCAATTCAAGTTGCCACTTGCTTGATCTGGAAGAATGTACCCCAG GGAGCAGCAACCACCTGCTATGTAGGGCTCAGCCATCAGCTGAAGGGGGTTACAGGCAAATACTTTGCTGACTGCAACGAGGAGAAGACGAGCAAATTGGCAGAGAGCGACGTCCTGGCGAAGCAACTCTGGGAGTTCAGCGAAGAGCTGGTCAAGTCTGCGAGTCAGATATGA
- the LOC123116467 gene encoding uncharacterized protein, with product MGPPPPDVVVISSDEGEGSPRRSVSPGSLGWVALLGDSPPPLPAPRRKKGKSRGVRARKDNDDDDDDDCVILDGDPDGPAVVEGAKGRSAGDGASDEVEIVAAKGEIACKDFPHPRHLCSELPFSTTPHPKHCKMCYCYVCDAPAPCKQWGKGLLNGGHCHATDKETKWKILRQAFKCNFEPGEEATVSAGNLPYGFDIERLRQLFRSFTTREQARVVDRGTGFDIDRLGQLFRSFTTREEARAVDGETG from the exons ATgggcccgccgccgcccgacgtGGTGGTGATCAGCTCCGACGAGGGCGAAGGCTCCCCGAGGCGGTCTGTCTCGCCCGGCTCCCTCGGGTGGGTCGCGTTGCTCGgggactcgccgccgccgctgccagcgccgcggaggaagaagggcaagtccCGCGGCGTTCGCGCCAGAaaggacaacgacgacgacgacgacgacgactgcgTGATCCTGGACGGCGACCCTGACGGGCCGGCTGTGGTCGAGGGCGCCAAGGGGAGGAGCGCGGGGGACGGCGCGTCAGACGAGGTGGAGATCGTCGCGGCCAAAGGCGAG ATAGCGTGCAAGGATTTCCCTCACCCGCGGCATTTATGTTCTGAATTGCCCTTTAGCACCACTCCTCACCCAAAGCATTGTAAAATG TGCTACTGTTATGTGTGTGATGCTCCAGCTCCATGCAAGCAATGGGGCAAAGGGCTCTTGAATGGTGGTCATTGTCATGCCACCGACAAGGAAACGAAGTGGAAAATACTGAGGCAAGCATTCAAGTGCAACTTTGAGCCGGGCGAGGAGGCCACTGTGTCCGCTGGGAACCTACCCTATGGCTTTGACATCGAGCGCCTTCGCCAGCTCTTCAG ATCATTTACGACAAGGGAACAGGCAAGAGTTGTGGACAGGGGAACTGGTTTTGACATCGATCGCCTTGGCCAGCTCTTCAG ATCATTTACGACAAGGGAAGAGGCAAGAGCTGTGGACGGGGAAACTGGCTGA